Below is a genomic region from Gemmatimonadota bacterium.
ATGGAATGGGATGAGGCGCAGCACTTCCCGCTCCCCACCGTGAAGGCCCTTGGCGACCTCGGTCTCCTCGGCGCCGTCTTCCCGGAGCAGTACGGTGGTGCGGCCCTCTCCTATATCGACTACGTCAACATCCTCGAAGAGCTGGCCGCCGTCGAATCAGGCATCGCCCTGATCGTCGCCGCGCACAATTCGCTCGGCATCGGCCACATCAACGTCGCCGGGTCGGAAGAGTTGAAGCAGCGCTACCTGCCGAAGCTCACCACCGGCGAGTGGATCGGCTGCTGGGCACTGACCGAGCCGGGCTCCGGCTCCGACGCGTCGGGGATGCACACGGTCGCCGTGCGCGATGGCGATGACTGGATCCTCAACGGGACCAAGAACTTCATCACCAACGCCACGCACGCGCAGCTCGCCACGGTGCTCGCCGTGACGGACCGCAACGACCAGAAGCACGGCATCACCGCCTTCGCGATCGAGATGAGCACGCCCGGCATCCGCGCCGGCAAGAAGGAGAACAAGCTCGGCATGCGGATCTCCGACACCGCCGAGCTGATCCTCGAGAACTGCCGCGTCCCGAACGCCAACGTGATCGGCCAGGTAGGCTACGGCTTCAAGGACGCGATGAAGACGCTCGACGGTGGCCGCATCTCGATCGCCGCGATCGCCCTCGGCATCGCGCGCGGCGCCTACGACGCGGCCCGCAAGTACGCCTCGGAGCGCACCGCCTTCGGCCAGCCGATCGCCGGCTTCCAGGCGATCCAGTTCATGCTCGCCGACATGGCGACCGAGATCGAGGCCGCGCGCCTCCTCTGCTACAAGGCCGCCACGATGAAGGACGCCGGCGAGCGCGTCACCACCGCCTCGGCGATGGCGAAGTTGTACGCCTCGGAAGTCGCGGTGCGAGCCACCGAGAAGACGGTGCAGATCTTCGGCGGCTACGGCTTCATCAAGGAGTTCCCGGCCGAGAAGTTCTATCGCGACGTCAAGCTGACGACGATCGGCGAGGGCACCTCCGAGATTCAGCGCATGGTGATCGCCCGCGCCATCCTGGCGATGTAACGCACCATGGACGGCGGACCGGTGCTGTTGTACGACGGCCAATGCGGCTTGTGCAACGGCACCGTCCAGTGGATCCTCCGGCGTGACCCGCACGGCTCGCTCCGCTTCGCGCCCCTCGAGGGGTCGCTGGGCGGAGCGCTTCGCGTCCGGCATCCCGACGCCACCGCCGATTCGCTGCTCTGGTTCGAGCCCGCCACCGCCACCACCCCAGAACGGCTGCTCATCCGCTCCGACGCCGCGCTCCGCCTGGCGCGCTACCTCGGCGGTGGCTGGCGACTCGCCGCGCTCCTCGCGATCATTCCCCGTCCGCTGCGCGATGCCGGCTATGCCGTGATCGCGACGCTCCGTCACCGCCTGGCCGGTGGCGCCGACCGCTGCCTGCCCCCGACTCCGGCCCAACGGGCCCGCTTCCTCCTGGATGGTGCCGATGCGTGACGCCACTGCCGTACTCCTTCTCGCCACGGTGACGGCGCTTCCGCTTTCGGCCCAGCATCCGGCCACGCGGATCATTCCGAAGATCGAACAGGTCACACCACGGGCGGGATCGTGGCGCGTCGGCGACACGCTGGTCATCGTCGCCACCGATTCGCTGTCGCGCACGGAGGCGCAGCGCTTCGCGGCCGCACAACTTCGTGATGCCAAGCGCGTGGTGCGCGTCGTCGCCAGCACCCAGCCCTCGGCACTCCGCCTCGCGATTCAGGGCGGTGTGGCCACGGACGAATCGTACGCCCTGTATGTCGACAGCATCGGCGGGTTGATCACGGCGCCGAGCGTGCAGGGCATCCGGTACGGACTGCAGACGCTGCGGCAACTGCTGCCCGCGCAAGGCGGTGGGCGCATCGAGGGCGTCGAACTCCACGATGCCCCACGCTACCCGTGGCGCGGCGCGATGCTCGATGTGGGGCGCCACACCTTTCCCGTCGCCGACATTCTCCGCTGGATCGACCTGCTCGAGCGCTACAAGCTGAATGTCTTCCACTGGCACCTCACCGAGGACCAGGGATGGCGGATCGCGATCGACAAGTATCCCAAGCTGACCAGCATCGGGGCGTTCCGCACCGAGGCCGACAGCAGTCGCTACGGCGGCTTCTTCACCAAGGCGGACGTCCGTCAGGTCGTGGCGTACGCGGCGGCGCGTGGCATCACCGTGGTGCCGGAGATCGAGATGCCGGGCCACGCACGGGCGGCGATCGCCGCCTATCCCGAACTGAGCTGCACCGGGGCGCCGTTGCCGGTGCCGACGACGTGGGGCGTCTTCGGCGATGTCCTCTGTCCGACCGTCACCACCTTCCGCTTCCTGGAGGGGGTGCTGACCGAGGTGCTCGAGCTCTTCCCGTCCCACTACATCCACATTGGTGGTGACGAAGTGCCGAAGGATCGCTGGAAGGCATGCACCGAATGCCAGGCGATCATGCGCCGTGAGGGGCTCAAGAATGAGCACGAGTTGCAGCGCTGGTTCATCGCGCTGATCGGCAGCTGGCTCTCGGAGCGCGGTCGGTCGCTCACCGGATGGGACGAGATCCTCGACGGTGGGCTGCCCAAGGGCGCCACCGTGCAGGCGTGGCAGGGGAGTGACCGCATCGCCGCGGGGCTTGCCGCGGGCGCCGACGTGATCGCCTCGCCCTCGGAGTGGGTCTATCTCAATCGTCCAGCCAACGAACTGCCGCTCGCGCGCGTGCTGCAGTTCGACCCCTCCGCCAAACTGGGCACCGTGCCGGGGCCAGGGAAGTTGCTCGGCGGCGAGGCACCACTCTGGACCGAGCATGTGACCTCGCCGGCGAATGTGGAACTGATGTGGCTGCCACGGTTGCTCGGATTCGCCGAGACGATGTGGCGCGGGCCGGCGGAGATCGCGGAATTTCAGGCGCGGCTGGATGGCGGAGAACTCGCCCGTCTCGCCCGTGCCGGCTACGCCATCGGCCCGGCCGACGAGGACCTGCTTCGGATCACCTTCGACTGGGACAGTGCGGCGGGTGGACTGCGCGTGCGCACCAAGTCCGTCCCGGGCGTGACGCTCGCGATGCGGCGCGCCGACAGCGAGACATTCGCGGATGTGGCCGACGGCGCCCTCTTCAAGGGGCGCGGCGAGTGGATCATCGAGGGGCGCTACGACGGGCGGATGGTGCGAGAGGCACGCCGCGTGACGATGGTCTCCCACCTGGCGGTCGGCAAGCCGGTGCAAATCGCCCGACCTGCCGACCCCAAGTACCCGGGGACTGGCAACTTTACGCTCACCGACGGCGTGCAGGGGACGAGCTTCGCTGACGGCTTCTGGAACGGCTGGTTGGGGATGGACGTCGATGCCACCATCGACCTCGGCGTCGCCATGCCGGTCAAGTCGGTCGTGGTCTCCATGCTCGAGGAGGTCCGGTCGTGGATCCTCCTGCCGAAGGAAATCCGCGTCTCGGTCTCGGAAGATGGTGTCCGGTGGGAAGATGGCGGTGTGCGGTCGGTGCAACAGGAGGTCACCCCGGATGGGCGGTCGCGGCCGCGCATCACCCTTGGGCTGCCGGCGGCGACGCGCGCACGCTACATCCGGGTCGTCGCAATCAATGGCGGCCGACTCCCCCGTTGGCATAGCGGCGCAGGCGAAACATCATGGGTCTTTCTCGACGAAATCGAGGTCCACTGACCCGCGCCCTACAGGCACGCTCCTTGAAGACGATACTGGCTTATTCGCTGCCGCTCCGACGGGAGGCTCCTCGGCAGCTCCAGCAACATCCTCCTGGAGATCCTCATCATGACCATCGCCCTTCGCCAACGCGTCTCGCACGCGGGCATGGTCGGTCTCGTCGCCGCCGCCCTGGCAGTGTCGATCCAGTACTTCGTCGCATTCCCGGTCGGCAACCAGCCCAACTGGCTGGCGCTCTTGAGCGCCGCTGCCGCCGCACCCTCCGCCTATGTCGTCGTCCCCGTCCGCGCCCCGATCGAGGGGTGGATTCAGATGGAGATCGGCGGAACCTCGCTTCGTGAAGCCACGACGCCATTCGGCCCGGCG
It encodes:
- a CDS encoding acyl-CoA dehydrogenase family protein, which encodes MDFSLTPEQEQIKQMVRDFAATEILPHVMEWDEAQHFPLPTVKALGDLGLLGAVFPEQYGGAALSYIDYVNILEELAAVESGIALIVAAHNSLGIGHINVAGSEELKQRYLPKLTTGEWIGCWALTEPGSGSDASGMHTVAVRDGDDWILNGTKNFITNATHAQLATVLAVTDRNDQKHGITAFAIEMSTPGIRAGKKENKLGMRISDTAELILENCRVPNANVIGQVGYGFKDAMKTLDGGRISIAAIALGIARGAYDAARKYASERTAFGQPIAGFQAIQFMLADMATEIEAARLLCYKAATMKDAGERVTTASAMAKLYASEVAVRATEKTVQIFGGYGFIKEFPAEKFYRDVKLTTIGEGTSEIQRMVIARAILAM
- a CDS encoding DUF393 domain-containing protein, which codes for MDGGPVLLYDGQCGLCNGTVQWILRRDPHGSLRFAPLEGSLGGALRVRHPDATADSLLWFEPATATTPERLLIRSDAALRLARYLGGGWRLAALLAIIPRPLRDAGYAVIATLRHRLAGGADRCLPPTPAQRARFLLDGADA
- a CDS encoding family 20 glycosylhydrolase encodes the protein MRDATAVLLLATVTALPLSAQHPATRIIPKIEQVTPRAGSWRVGDTLVIVATDSLSRTEAQRFAAAQLRDAKRVVRVVASTQPSALRLAIQGGVATDESYALYVDSIGGLITAPSVQGIRYGLQTLRQLLPAQGGGRIEGVELHDAPRYPWRGAMLDVGRHTFPVADILRWIDLLERYKLNVFHWHLTEDQGWRIAIDKYPKLTSIGAFRTEADSSRYGGFFTKADVRQVVAYAAARGITVVPEIEMPGHARAAIAAYPELSCTGAPLPVPTTWGVFGDVLCPTVTTFRFLEGVLTEVLELFPSHYIHIGGDEVPKDRWKACTECQAIMRREGLKNEHELQRWFIALIGSWLSERGRSLTGWDEILDGGLPKGATVQAWQGSDRIAAGLAAGADVIASPSEWVYLNRPANELPLARVLQFDPSAKLGTVPGPGKLLGGEAPLWTEHVTSPANVELMWLPRLLGFAETMWRGPAEIAEFQARLDGGELARLARAGYAIGPADEDLLRITFDWDSAAGGLRVRTKSVPGVTLAMRRADSETFADVADGALFKGRGEWIIEGRYDGRMVREARRVTMVSHLAVGKPVQIARPADPKYPGTGNFTLTDGVQGTSFADGFWNGWLGMDVDATIDLGVAMPVKSVVVSMLEEVRSWILLPKEIRVSVSEDGVRWEDGGVRSVQQEVTPDGRSRPRITLGLPAATRARYIRVVAINGGRLPRWHSGAGETSWVFLDEIEVH